In the Anolis sagrei isolate rAnoSag1 chromosome 1, rAnoSag1.mat, whole genome shotgun sequence genome, CCGACATTTTTTACAAAACAGGCAGGATAACACAGCGAAAGCAAGTTAAACACGAACAAACACCAGGAAGTTAACACTGCTTCTGGTCTCcgtgaagaaaagaaaaagaaaaagagcggGAGAACTGTCAAAAGAACATGTGGTTCCAGTTTAATTTTGAAAGGTCCCTCCTCATTATGATTATCAGAAGAATTGGGGACACTTTGCTAGATGGACTGACTCTATTTTCATATACTGCTTTGTTCGGTCAATTTTAGCCACCCTTTTCACACAGAGGCATATTTTTGGATAAACTACTACAGGCAAAACTGAAGTGATGATTGTCTCTGTTCAAAAGTGCTCCTCGTTGTTCTAAGTAGTTTTTCTCCCTGTTAGTTATCCTGGGTGATAATCACTTCATTGAGGAGCTCCTGTTATTGTGTTCACTAAGACCGAATGCAGGGAGGCCCAGTTGAACTTTCCAGAGATGACTGGGAGGCCCTGCGAGTCAGAGGAGTCAACGTTGAATCCACCAGGGAGGATGGTGGAAACAATTTGTACCAGCCAATCACTACGCTGGATAAATCAAGTTCTTCCAGCAAGATTTGTGCAACTCCCATGAAACATTTGTGATCCATTCGACCATAATCTCCCCAGACTATCACCTGGAAAGACAATAGAAAAAATCAATAGCCATCTAGGTAAGGAGTTGGCAACAAGAATAAAAAGGCAATGTCATTTTTCATGGTGCACAATGACTTCTAATAAGAATCTAGACCTTTCAGCCCTGAACCTGACGTCACTCTGCAGTAAGAAATGTCAATCCATAGTGAAAGCCAACAAAATGCCTATAAGCAGATGGCATTGTTGTTAGTCCGACTGCTGAACAAAATCACTTTACCTTTATAGCAAATGCGAAAAGCACTTTGATCTTCTTTGTGTCAGCTTTGTCTACTAAATCTAGAAACAAGTCCCCACACTTTAATGATatgcattagagcagtggttctcaacctggggtccccaggtgtttttggccttcaactcccagaaatcctaacagctggtgaactggattctgaccaacaacatctggggaccccaggttgagaaccactgcattagagattCTTACGTATTAGGAAAACATAACCTATTGTTAATTAAATGTTAACTAATTATGATGGATTGGTCACAAGCCATTGGATTAACAAAGGATAGCCAAACAGCACTATAACAACATACTGTTGGTATATTTTGTGTCTGAAGACAGAAGGGCAATGAGAACACTGGGCACATCATTGCTGGAGGTTTGTAAATTAGAGCCTGTGATAAGAACCAATAATTACTGACCTGAAGGACTTTTCCATGAGGACTTTCCTCAAAAACTAGTGTTTGTTGATATAAAGGATCAAGAGTTTTCCTGGCAATTCTTGTCTTCTTCTTGGCTACACAAGCCCCATTTTCCAACAGGTATACTTTAACATATGGAGCTGGAATGTGTTTTAAGAAATGTCAGTTTCTAAGTCTTAAGTGACGGATCACATTATTATCAAGAtatttataacaaaataataaaaacataatgaaaTTGCCCATTTAAAAAATATCACAAGTACTCTGGAAAACAAAGCATGTTGAGAACAATATGAACAAAAAGAAGATAACAAGTAACTTTAACATTTTTCCCCATGGCGAGACAGATATTGAAAACCATACAATTTCCAAAGTTTCTTCACAATTTGGGACGTAATCTGTGCCAACAAATGCATGTGGTTTTTTGGTGCAGTAAACTCTGCCGCCTGTAGaggaaacagaattttctgcacataaaacaatatttctacattgtttcatgcacaaaacactatttttctgcacataaaacaatatttctacactgtttcatgcacaaaatgttaTCTTCAACACAGATGAATTACCTGCAAaatttgtgcagaataaatctaTTATACCATATTCTGCATAGAAATGTAATGTCCTctttagaaaatgctgtttcctgcatAAAACAACCACACgcaaaattttgcacagaataaagcCTGATCTTATAAGATTTTCAGCCCAAAAAGATTCTCATTGATAAATGATTCTTACTAATATTTACAAACACATATGTATCCATTTTCAGAATATTTCCAAACATTGATTCGATACCCAGCCGTAATACAAGTATTTATTCCAAAAACTATATATTTAAAAGTATAGCATATGTTGGCAGCTGCTCATTGTTTGAAATACACAGGAGATTTTTCTTTTAAGAAAAGATTGGCGAGAGTTAGACTatttatgaaataggaagaaatGCTTAAAAAAAGTTGGTGTTCTCACGAGGCGGTATTGTTTTAGCACAAAAGTACTGAGCTGGAAAATGATTTCCCTCAAGTAGATGTtctgaaaacagtattttcatTATACCAGTGAGTGACtctgtttatgagttttgttCTCCTAGCAAGAAAATGGCAACTTATTCGCTTGCTCAAAGGACCTTTGTGTCACTAAAAAAAAACTAAGCTTGGTACCCCTAAtgtatttgctttgcttttgcccTGTAAACTTTTTGATGATGCAGTTATAGGAGACTTTACTCACATCATAATAAAGTTTCCTCCTAGTTCTAATATCATACTAAGGAGACTTGTTCCATGACTATTTTAAAGACTGAACAATATAAAATTCCTGCCTTTCAGCATGACTTCTAAAGAACTGACTGGCAATGTTTATTGAATGTCTGGTCTCTACGTTGCTCCTGATAGAGATGAAATTATAAAATGGACTTATATATGCTGGTAAGCCAGTGAAGGATGTGAATTGATGATAAAGTTGTACATTTCTGCTAAACTCCAAATCATCCATTCAACAGTTCTGTATCATTATACTTTGTTACATAATTTTACTTAATGTGTCGAGTTatccgccacatacacacactgttTCTAGGATTACAGAGCTCTCTGTAGCAAGAAAATGGGGAAGGGCAAACACTTTCCTTCAGTCACTTTTTGCTACCACTTCCATTATTCTTGGGAATTGTCTTAGAAGATTGGATGAATAGGGCACATCCAAATTGGTTCCTCCAAACCAAATACACTCCAAGCTGCTCCTTGTCTTCTGCAACAAACAATAGGAATTGCAGCAGAATGGTAAATGCTGCAATTTCCAGACAACACATGAGATTTCCAGTTTCTTGTTCAAACATTAGACTGACAGCAAAAGAAATTGTGGGGAAAATAATATCGATGAAAAAAAACTGGTAGCAATTAGTGGCATAGGCCACTAATATTATAGGCCACTTATAAGATATTATAAGACCAAGAAGTCTTGACACCAAGCACAGCACTATCACAATGGATTGATAAAATGTCTTGCAGATCAGAAAATCCAACATCCATTATGAAAGGATGTACTTACCAGGGGTAGATTTAGAACCAGGCTTTTGTGTTAGGCCCCGGGCTCTGATGACTTCTACTTCTAACTGGCCTTTCTTGTCCACCATTCCAATCTGTATATCACCTAAAAGAGGATATGAAAATATCTGTATTATTAGTATCATATTATTAATATCCCTCCGTGAATAACAGTAGAATTATTCACAGCATAAGTACTGTTTTAAAGTATTGCATTGTACACTATTATTGTacaataaaactttttttaattttcaaatgtattttacTAACACCTTTAACCTATTATTTCAGCAGCTGATGAAGACATTATATTTTACCAAGTCCATACAATAAGTCAGAGGATGATTATGGCTCAAACTACTGCAGAATTACTGTGCTATGCTGAGATATACAGGATTGCAACTAGTGCCTCTCCAGATCTTTGTGCTATACCTCAACTGCAAAGCTTATGGGTTTTACTGGGTGGCAACACTGAAAACAGCACTAGTCTAGTCAACGAAGATTCCAGCAATCTGGTACTGTGAAAAAAAGAGAGCTAAGCTCAAAGGCATCCAAATTATTGTTGATGATCAACTTCTTTATTCCTTGGCCCCCGTCTCCAGAGTCTGGAGATCCCTAAAATCCAGGTTTATTTACAAGGAAGGAAAAAGTCTTTATTTGAGAAAATATTAGTGCATACAAATGTTTCCCACAATAGCAACGGATCACCTATTGAACAACCAGCCTGTCTGAACATCACCAATGAGAtatggggcacatctacactgaccacgtAGGTCAGTTGAAACCAGTTTGGGAGGAACCATTTTCACTGTGTGGATGATTAGACTGAGAGGTCTGGAATTGGTTTGAGGTCAGAAAGACCATGAAACCTGGCCTAAAACCactcttcacccccccccctcatttccaGGATAGATGCGCACGTTCTGGAGACCTAGGAAGTGAAAAAGGGGAAAGTGGCAGGAATGAAAGGGATCAATTACTCTTCTTAGGAGGTCAATTAACCCCCTGCTAGCTAGTTAttcttttgggggatttttttttttggcattctCCCAACCCCGTGTTCTGAATTTTACAAAGTGTTTCATAAAGGGCGGGGATCTACAATGTGCTTAGCATTCTGCTGAGCTGATTTCTTCCTTTGATCTGGGATGTATTGGGCTCTGTTGTGGTCCTGTGAGGTTCACAAGCCCCTCAGAAACTGCCCTATCATGATCAGTGCTAATGTTGGCAATcactggaatgcccttccaataAATAATGTAAACTCTAGCTTGTCCCAATAGATACTTGTGACTCACACAAATGATTTTTAAGAAAAGAACTATCTTAGGT is a window encoding:
- the RIMS1 gene encoding regulating synaptic membrane exocytosis protein 1 isoform X42, which gives rise to MAAEMRSRMVRQPSRESNDGSINSYSSEGNLIFPGVRLGADSQFSDFLDGLGPAQLVGRQTLATPAMGDIQIGMVDKKGQLEVEVIRARGLTQKPGSKSTPAPYVKVYLLENGACVAKKKTRIARKTLDPLYQQTLVFEESPHGKVLQVIVWGDYGRMDHKCFMGVAQILLEELDLSSVVIGWYKLFPPSSLVDSTLTPLTRRASQSSLESSTGPPCIRS